Within Spinacia oleracea cultivar Varoflay chromosome 4, BTI_SOV_V1, whole genome shotgun sequence, the genomic segment TACTAGTGCTGAATTCAGTGCTGGCAACAAATCAAGCCAACATTCAATAACCAAACTTCATTTCTGCAATACTTCTGCTGAATTCCCATATTGCTCACACCATTTTCCAGGAGCAATACTCCTGTCAGCTAAATCCTCAAAATCTGCAACCCCAAAACTGAATCGGTTCTGATAACGCAAATGCATCCTGTGATATACCATTGGAGGCATGCTTACACGAAGTACCAACAATTCCATTATAACATGGGTCTCAATTGCCAGCTAGGTCGCCATCAAGGTTGGATAAAACTCCTAACTGGTTAACAGGCTCTGAGGCTGGGGTTTATGGAAAAGCAGCTCTAAAGGATTTCAACTCCTAATTACATTTCcacttttccagaaaagaaTCCCAATATTCATGTAACTCTATTTGGTTTAAAATGGTCACTGCACCAAGATGCAAAAGGGACCTTCTCTAACACATTCATCAAAGAAAGTTGTGAACTCAATCTCACGAATCCATCCAAAGATTGAAACAATTTCAACCAAAACTCACTCCAGTTCTCACATAATAACCAGCAACAACAAAAATTCAATTTCGATtggacaagaaaaaaaaaactccaacAATTCTCAAATTCACCCAACATCATCGGCAGCAACAACAATTACCCAGCAACAATTCAAATTGCAGCGATATAACTGATATGATTCCAAGAAAAATGACGAaccagcagcaacaacaatttAATTTGAACAAACGAAATTGAGAACTAAACCCTGGAATTTCGTCAAGAACGACGCTAAATTTGAGGAAATCACCCTCAAATTCACCAACATCCATGAAGCAGCAAATTGTAATCAAATGAATTAATCAACAAGGTCAAGAAATCAAACCAAATCTTAGCAGAAGTAGACGACCACGAAAACGACGACGGAAGAGCATTGCCCGCCATTAATTTGAGATTCGAATTGTAGAGCATCAAGACGAGTTAAACCAGTGCTTTGCTCTAAACAATGAACCCAAGAATTGCAGAAATCATCAAGAATCTATCACCAATTTTCATATTCTTGCCAACATGAATTTGCTCGAAAATCTTCAAGAAACCCTAGAATTTGGGGAAAAACTCAAGAATCAAAATCGTTTGATTCAAGGTTGGAAATAAGATTTGTGAGCAAAATTAAGAGATATTAGGgagaattaaaaccctaattcgtCGAATTTAGGCCCAATTCGAGCAAAAATTCGAAGCAGAAAATTTGGGGAAAATTTAACGAATTGGTAGTTTGATTCGAACAGAAGTTTGATGCGGAATTGAAGAGCCGGGATCGTTCCCcctctgataccatgttgaatttgtgagTGAAGGAGGAaattaagaagaagaaggaaggaaaACTAAGGAAGCCATTGAAGAGCTTGAGGAGCTCGTGGCTTAGAGTAAAGAACAAGAGACTACATTTTTATTAATTGTGTAACTGATTGAGATATTACAAATCTAGAGTATTTATACTAAGTAACAAACTAATTACAAGCTAATGTTCTATACTATGTTATATACTCCAATAAATATAGGCGAGATTTGATCGTAAGCGTTAAAGAGCAAAGGAAAAAGATTTATGATTATGCATCAATTCTTCTGGCCATGTGCACTAGATGCGACTTATGGGAGTAATAGTGTACTCCGTAAACGTAATACTATAACAGTCATATAGTCATTAGTCAATGTGACAATTGGTCAACTAATGTCACCCACTAGGCCACTAGAGCCCATCATCTACCAAAAATACAATTTCATACAACCAGTTCCCATCTAAACAAAATTGAACTCATTTCCTCTCCTCATTCTTCCTTGAAAACAAATGCCTTCAAATAATGAAAACAGCAATAGTAGAGAAGGTAGTTGCTGCTGCAGCTGCATATCGTTAGCTATAAGCGCTGTTTTATTCTGGCTTTTCCAATTAAAAACCTCATCCCCAACTTGTTCCATTGAATTATTTGACGTTTTCGCCCTCGCGGGAACAACTACCACCCGATACAACAACACTACTATCCACTACGATCTTAAGCTGAAAAATAAGGATTCCAACGTCAATAAAGGTATTTACTACAATGCCCTTAACCTCACCTTCTATTACAAACAATCTAATTTCAACGGCTTCCCCGTTGGAAATGCCACTTTTGGCCCTTTCTACCAAGGTCGTCGAAAGAGTACCCACCGTATCGGGGATATTGACCCTAGAGGGATACAATGGGAAAATGCTACCGTGCCGGTGGTGTTCAGGGTAGAGCTGGCGACCGCAGTAAGGTACAAGAACACGTTTTGGAAGACTAAACGACACCGCTTGGTGGTAGGAGCTGACTTGGAAGTCAACGAACGAGGTAGCTTGGTTAAGGGAAAGGACAATAAGGGAATTAAACTTAGCTCTAAAGCCGTAAATAATACAAAGGGTTATTTTCAGCTGATGGCCATTTTGTTATTCATTCATTTTTTGTAATTCggattttttgtttctttattttcatGTTATATTGTTATTTGGAGATTAGACAAACTTGTTGAGCTTTGAAATTAGCTGACGTGGATGTCCACAGGCATATTTTCCCATTTTGATTTATTTAAGTTATTAGGAGTAATGGACTAATATGATTCTTGTAATTATTGTTTGgctattaacaaaataatagagTACTACTTCTTGTGTCTTGATTGGTGGGTTAGCACGACTTGTTCGATAATTAATAAtgtaactagtttttgggccattACATTGACAACATTCACATTtacttatatatattttttcatgtAATAGCTatagcttagtggtaaaagctttattatttaaacTACATTTTTACACAGTTGTTTCAATCAGTAATAGCTATTGAAATACATCGTACTATATAGttgtttcaatcaaattatcGCATTATTTGTATGGTTAATTGACCAATTATTGATTGAACAAATTgtctaataaaattaaattgtaCAGTacattttaggaaaatttgttaaaaataatccaacctttggccgattttctttaattaatcccacctacaacatattatttaataatcccaccttaaGTACCCATAGACTTTTATTGAACCAACTTGACTGATAACCGGCTAATTAGTCAACGATTATTACGTTGACAAAAAAAACTTGGTTTTCCCCCCAAAATTCTTTGCCACATAATACATTAATTGCCAGaatcccaaaaaaataaaaaacctaaactTAGATCCTCTAGAGTTCCAAATAAACTCTAGAGTTTAGAGTTTGATCACAATCGTTGATTTTAGATCAATGGTTAAGAAATCTCTTTCTCCCTCCTTCCTTTCAATGGCCTAATTTTCTAACTCATCAAGAAACCCCTAAATCCTTCACGCATTCCACGGAAGTACGCAACAACAATACCAATCACTCCCCCCACCCTCTTATCCTTCTCTCCATCACTGATGGACTGTCAATGATTATAGTTCGGCAATGTGAATGGGGGAAATTGGGGAATACGAAGTATGTTTTAACTCATTCACATATACTAAAATCTGTAAGCAAATATGTAATAGACGGTGATGGGAAATTGGGAGCAGTGGCCGGTGATGGTGGCGTAGTAGGTGGCCGGTGATGGTGGCGTAGTAGGTGGCCCAGTGGTGGTGGTGAGTGGAGGAGTGAGAACGACATCGAGGTAGTTACGACTGAGATAGGAGGAGAGTTGGGTGGTGATGGAGAGTGGAGATAGAGTGGGAAGATGCATTAATTATTAGCCATTGATTTCAATAGAGGGTTGAGATTAAAGGAACTCTACCGTGTAGAGTTTCTgtcaaactctagaggatctcACAGCCATTGTAGTGGGCGAACGCTTTTTTTCCAAAACCCAAAGTTACAAAACAATTGAGATAAATGGTGGAGGACAGAAGTTGAAGATGCAAAAATGGTGGAGAAATGAAGCAGAGGAAACGCAAAAAAATgagaaggaaagagaaagagaatacCTGTTAAAaaagttaaacaaaaaaaaagttattaattttgcAACGTAAATATGCTACGTAGGACAATTTACCGGATACATCCGGTTTTTTACCTGCTAGGATCAATAAAAGACAATGGGTACttaaggtgggattattaaataatatgttgtaggtgggattaattaaagaaaaccggccaaaggttggattatattaacaaattttcctacatttTAATGGTTCTtagtatatacttcctccgttcttttttaaatgacacaattatttaggcacgtttgccaatgcacgataTCAAACaataatatcttcaattatggataagaaaaaattataaaaagttgatatttaaaaaatatttattgagacgaatctaataagacctcacacgattatgttttttcttaagtataaatcacaaaatgagTCAAAGGCGCTTGTATGAATAGTGTCCATAACCCAATTGtgccatgtaaataagaacagaggaagtaataGGTTACTAGCCGTTCAACATGAGTATATAATAGTTgttacgaaaatgataaaggtcgcaacatgcgacctttaaggcgtgttacaatgatgacatggcttgcttatgtgtcatgatttaaattggaaactaaaatatttaacttatataacctattatacatgttacaaaaaaaaagtagaaaaatttaatattctaatttgttttcttctttatattctactaccttatttacaaattttcatggtaaaaaatattgcattgatagtaaaaatattttgataaCGCATACCTTACGTGGTGCCTATATGTATCAATTAACTCTGACACGTAAGATTACGACAATTAAATATTATCGCAatttgcgacctttatcatcgctCTAGTTATCTGTTGTTACATCCATGTTGGACGGCTAATAGCCtggagtacttttttttttgttgatgctATTGCCTATTACATTTTTGGATAAATAATTTCTCCGTATTAGCCTAGCTAGTGTGTTTTTATaaataagtactccctccgtattttttttaagagatacacttgaccgggcacgggtattaagaagaataattgaagtaaataaaataataaaacaagtggggttggatagatattttaataattaaccatgtggggaccatgtcattttggtgggtggagggtggggttggtttatgaaattatttgtttaataggatggtgggtgatagggtatattAAATGTATTATGTAATTAGATGGTGgaattgataagttactaaaaatggcaagtgttaTCTCTTAATAAATACGGTCGGAAAAGACAAGTATATccattaaataaatacggagggagtactccatACTTCAAGTTGCATAAAAGTGGCATAAAATAATACTCCCACTCTAATCATTATTGGTTTAAATTAACTCAATGTTGTATGTCTATTTCACCATTGACTTTTTCGAAACCATAAATTAGTGAAATTACACATTTTTCGGGAACAAATTGCACAATTTCTAGTACATCAGATAAAACATTCATCAGCATTGGACGATTGACAAGATACGATAACTGGGTAGGTTTTTCTGTAGGTGTGTTATCTATAAGGTTAATCGAGAATAAAGGCAGGAGGCGCATGATCGTACAAGAAATGCAATTTAAGAGGGATTTTCTCGGGTTATTTTTGCTAGAGAGCCTGACTAGTGtggttttgttttttgtttttgtttttatttttgtttttttctttcttgtacTTTTCctaaatgtaaaaaaaaaaatggaaaagaacattccatataattatataaacatcattatacaaaaaaaaaaaaaaaaaacactccaCATGCATTAGACTAAAACATATCACAAGTAAACCAAATACAACTTTGTAAAGTCGAACACTTAGAGTCTTGGAGCCAATGAAAAATCTTGAACAATCAATTAGGAGACCAATTAAAAAAGTTAAGCAACATAATAGTACTAGACTTATATATGCAATTAATTATACTCAAATTTTCTTTTCGAAGGCTTCGCCCCATTAGGCAAAATAGGGGATCTAGTGATCTATCTAATAAAATACTCGTAATCATGAACCAAAATTAGTAGTAGTTTGATCTAGTTATAATCTCAatctatcaaaaaaaaaattagtgaatCCATACCATAAAAGGAAATATATCAATTAATTCGGAcagaataaaaaggaaaaattgacgATTAAATTGAGACGGAGGGAATATTTATGATCTTAAGGTGGGTCAAACTACATATCATGCTATATTTTGCCTAGTAAGGACTTTCCGAGGGAAGAGATTCTCTTACCCTTACCCTCCCCCTCATCTTTAAGATGTCTAGCCCGCTAACCTGCGAGTTCCAATCTAACagattgcccttcatcttaccTTAAAAATCAAGACTATAAGAAACTTTGTAAAGGATAAAATATCTATATTTAGATGCATAATTTAGAAACTCCAATCAGTTTCACCAAAGACTACATAACTCCAAACTTTTGTTAGTTGGCTCCCAAACTTAATCTTATTAAAATCAGGTCGCAAAAAGTCTTTATTAAAATTGCAATCCTTAATTAACATGGTTGGTATCACCAACTGTTTTTTTATTCCCTTAATCCTTTTGAGAGGATGGCATTCATACAGTCTATGAAACTATAAATCCAGAAAAATAAAgcacttaattttttttataaacattACATTTCCATAGTTTTTCTTCCTTGTTCatattaattataaacattATTTGTCACCTAAACACGATTGATTAGTCTTGGCAAACTAGCTTTAGAAGTTAGAACCAATGGCCATGACCGATGTTCAACGGCGTGGTTGCTGCGGCGCTTGTATAATCCCGTTAGCCGGAATCGGCGTATTAATCTGGATTCTCGTTAGCTCTAAACTCCCAAGCTTCTACGTCGATcaattttccgttttttcccgccaagaaaatacaaattccTCTGTTCACAACTACACCATCCATTATGATCTTAGGATAAGAAACAGTCGGAACAACGACAACATGGGAATTTACTATGATGCCCTCAACATCACCTTTTATTACAAACCTATAGTCAACGGTTTCCCCGTTGAAATTGGAGATGCCACTTTTAGCCCCTTCTACCTACGCAGGTACAGAGGTACTAACCGCGTAGGAAGTATTGAGACTAGAGGGGTAAGATGGGAAAATAATATGACACCGCCTGCGATATTCAGGGTGGAGTTGTTAACGGCTGTGAGGTATAGGAAACCGTTGTGGAAGGGAAAACGACATCGTTTAATGATAGGAGCTGACTTGAAAGTCAATGATCAGGGTAATTTGGTCAATAGAGGAGTTAAACTCAAGTCTAATGCTAGAAGGAATGATAAGCTTCGTTTTGAGTTGGTGGGTATTTTGGTTATTATTATCTTCATTATTTCTTGCtagattgatttttttaatcaatTGTCCACCTTTTGTTGTTCATTTCTTGGCTTTGGGTGTTTGCGATTTCTTTAAGTAGACCCAAAAGCTTATGGTGTAATGTGTCTTGCTCCTCGTAAATTAATTGTTACTACGTGATTATTTCTCCGATTAATTCTTGAGAGATGGTGAAAATTTCCCTTGTGGAACCggtactttaacttttattgtgCTTTCTTTTATTTACTTCTCATTATTTGATCTCAATAAACATTCaattaatcaaacaactaaTTGTATCGGGTGATGATaaggtcgcaacttgcgacaatatttagttgtcgcaatcttgtGTGTCGGactttaattggtacatataggcgtcaCGTAGGTTATGCGTCATCATAATATATCAATGCAGTATTTTTACaataaaaatatgtaaataaggtagtcgatataaagaaggaaacaaattaaaatattaagatttttcttagcttattttgaaacatgtatagtaggttatataagttaaattaatttccaatttaaatcatgatacataagcatgtcatgtcgaTCATTGTAACATGGCTTAATGGTCGTaggttgcgacctttatcattttcgtccCAAATAAAGTTGAGCAACTTGAATTATTTTCGAATACGAAATCATTAACATATACGGAGTAGCTGTTAATAAATTCGCAAATGATAAGGTCGCAACATGCTACCTTTAAGACCCGTCACAATGATGACAAGACGTGTTTATgtgtcataatttaaattggaaactaaaatatttaacttactccgtatataacctattatacatgttacaaaaaaaaaaggtaggaaaatcttattctaatttgtttaattattcatatcaactaccttatttacacattttcatagtaaaaatattgcattgatagtaaaaatattctgataaACGCATAACCTACGTAACACCTATatataccaattaaactccgacacgtaaaATTGCGGCAATTAAATATTATCACACCTTACAACATTTATCATCACCTATTCACCCTTCCATATTTATCTCTATGTGGGACGGCCACTAAGTCGTTGACCTTTTCAAATTTCACAAATTGCACTTTCATAGTCTTTCTTAAATAGGGTATAATAGAATTCTTTAACTAATTATTTGCATATACTACGTAGTTGGTGTCACctaatgtttattttttcttctttaAAAGAAAATGGTGTCACCTAAGACACATAAAATTTCACATTACATTTCCCACAAAATTAATTTTCTGACTAAACACTATTTGTCATCTAAACAAGATTAATAAATCCTAATTATTCTTGCTATACATTTGTCGAAAACCAATGGTGAAGGTTAAACAAGGTTGTTGTTGCACTTCCTTCATCATCTTAACCATAATCGGGTTATGTATTTGGTTTGCCATTAGGCCTAGAATTCCCATTTGCACTATTGAAGAATTTACAGTTTTTAACATCCAACAAACCGTGAATTCCACCTATAACAACACTATCTATTACGATCTCAAGGTGAAAAACAGGAATACTGACGATGTTGGAATTTACTACGATACCCTCAACGTCACCTTCTATTACAAACGTAACATCGATAGTTTCCCCGTTGAAATTGGAGATGCCACTTTTAGCCCTTTCTACCTACGTCGGTCTAGGAGCACCCACCGTGTCGGAAGTATTGGCTCTATAGGGATAAACTGGGAACGTGAGACTACGCCCCGGTTGCCACCGGTGATGTTCAGGGTGGAGTTGCTAACAACGTTGAGGTATAGGAAGCCATTTTGGAAGTCAAAACGATACCATTTATTGGTTGGAGCTGACTTGAAAGTCAATGGTAAGGGTGTTTTGGTAAACAGAGGAGTTAAACTTAGGTCTAAAGCTGGAAGGaataatatgattagtttttgGTGGGTGGCTATGTTGGGTATTTTGATCTTCATGCTTTCTTGGTAGATTGAACTTACTATGTTAGTGGAAAGTCGACTCTAATAGCATACAGAGTATTGCTATGTAGATATGATTATCAGATCGAGCTCGCTGATACAAATCCTTAGGTGCACATGGATGCATGAAATGGAGTTTTTATCTTGTGAACACTTTCACATGCAAAAATATATGTGATAGAAAATATGAGTAGGTGCACCTAGAGTTAGATGATCTACCAAATTGTAAAGGTCAACATTATTGTAAAAGTCATATTTATTTCCTCCCTTTGTAGTGTTTTTGTTGTCATAtccaattttttaaaatttcacCTATTGTTTTTGTTGTGTACGTAGTATTTAGCTCAATttcttttcgaagttcttcaatATTACGTCGTATGATACATGAagattatacggagtaattagtTTGTTAGATTGTTCTCCTAATTTGTTTAGCAAATGAAGGTATACAAAATAATGGAAGTAAAatattgagatttttttttttttgacgagtAAAGAAATTTTATTGTCAAAAGTAAGGAAACCGTACAAGCACAAAGCCACAAACTATAACTAACACTAACTAAACAAAGTAACAGTAGTTCAAACCCACCTTTTAAAGGAGGAACTAGACCACCCTGTTACAAAATCACATCATTAACAACGATTTATCATGATCATTGACTCTACAAGAGAGCTTAAAAATTATTTCGATCCCTAAATGCTTGACTTGCAGTCACGTGAGCTCTACCAAAAACTTCATTGTTTCTCTGTCTCCATATACAATAAACCGTCTCAGCAAAAGCCATTAGATACAGTCTGCTCCCAACAGATTTCCTCTTAGTCATTTTAATGACATATTTTCAAGAAAGAGGTCTAATGagatttattcatattttcTACGTGCGAATAAGACACAAGGGGCAATACGAATTATAAATGAGTGCGAACGATTCAAACATGAGACTTATAGTATACAAACccacaattttaagtttttaaccaATAGGCCAAGACCAACCTACTCACATCAATTTATGTCGTGTTTATAATCTAATAATAATACCGTAACTATAATAAAAATCTCACATAGAAGTGAATTTTATCTTTTTACCATATTTATCTATTTACTAttcttttaaataattaatatttaggcaaatttgtcaaaaactaccttataaaatatgatttttgcgaaaaactaccttataaaaaaaatattgtaataaactaccttataaaaaatttatgttgtaagatactaccttttCCCGAATTATGAACGTTTGATCGAAATTTcgggattgactttaccatatatATGTCACGTGCCATTTAATTACGTCTTTCCCGTTAGATGTCGCGTAATATGCACCTAGTAAAGTCAACGtcgtaattttaaattaatgctCATAATATGGCcaaaggtagtatcttacaacataaaaattttataaggtagtttattacaacattttttttataaggtagtttttcgcaaaaatcatattttataaggtagtttttgacaaatttgcctaataTTTATTatctaaaataattattatttaaaataatagtAAATGGATAAATATGGTAAAAAGATAAAATTCACTTCATAATATTTTAAGataaaaaaagtaaatagaTAGAGTTTTGAGAAAAACAAAATACTGATTTATCAATTTATAGTCATCACAAAGTTTTGGATACTCCATCGATCATATCGacccgttcttaaatattagtcatgttttgacttttcaacttgtttcaactcaatatttaaatgtaaatcactacaagaaacaggatcaaagagggcgaaaattTTCGCCCTGTTTGATCAAAAAATCGCCCTCCTAACCTTTCAGGGCGCCTTAAAAATCGCCCTTGCTTCGCCCTGTTAGGTCCGTCCTATTAGCTTTCCAGGGCAACATGTAtatttcgccctctttgatcaaAACCAAATAGGGCAAAGAGATTTCGCCTTCTTTGGTTGAAATCAAGGAAACCAACATTTATCTCGCCCTCTTAGAGAACTTTTTGCCCTCTAAAGTATCAATACAAGGGCGAATTTATTTGCCCTGTTTA encodes:
- the LOC110795733 gene encoding protein NDR1-like; this translates as MAMTDVQRRGCCGACIIPLAGIGVLIWILVSSKLPSFYVDQFSVFSRQENTNSSVHNYTIHYDLRIRNSRNNDNMGIYYDALNITFYYKPIVNGFPVEIGDATFSPFYLRRYRGTNRVGSIETRGVRWENNMTPPAIFRVELLTAVRYRKPLWKGKRHRLMIGADLKVNDQGNLVNRGVKLKSNARRNDKLRFELVGILVIIIFIISC
- the LOC110795741 gene encoding protein NDR1-like, whose translation is MVKVKQGCCCTSFIILTIIGLCIWFAIRPRIPICTIEEFTVFNIQQTVNSTYNNTIYYDLKVKNRNTDDVGIYYDTLNVTFYYKRNIDSFPVEIGDATFSPFYLRRSRSTHRVGSIGSIGINWERETTPRLPPVMFRVELLTTLRYRKPFWKSKRYHLLVGADLKVNGKGVLVNRGVKLRSKAGRNNMISFWWVAMLGILIFMLSW